In a single window of the Pandoraea pulmonicola genome:
- a CDS encoding RCC1 domain-containing protein, which produces MADALPAPVCPDAAAGLLDPNELSDLGVGFVVKAYPNMGEGDHVIFQFDMGGPGEYTKDFDVSRKKVGTDISFTVPKANVVKALDNDVTAAYLVEPGDGGPEIPSAPLPLHIGNPPLLAAPSVDEAVDGHLDGSLATSDVLVRIPIYKGMAAGDKVYMYWGAAGEAGYYEDEITLRAVRSVTFLVEAEYVGPYLDKTVHVRYDVNRGGAISPSALYALRIGNAPDESKLPAPVVAEAIGDILNPDLVPDGCTGLLGPNEGLGNGVKGKAVWGGGPPDGIEIPFDISENFQTEPYPVHIPYANITPFLNKSVTFQYSVLQTDNATWLQSNVLTLQVEQQVAQVAPPSVPEVANGVLDPRSLSPQIGCPVFVPAAEHTRQGDTIRLTWASQKTPGNWDGEHVLLSTETDQSIEFDVPYPNVMASLDAQVTVSYSLWRAGKRYASSLPLTLTVQQGNLPAATIDQAKGSTLDPADCPDGATVRLDRSGGFRAGDQITLQWQGVPGPGSVTANHTVSDAEQGGDVTLNVSQATVQADVGQTVTLEYTVIRAGNPTEEKSPPSLYDVIAQPGQGKLLVMGARNGSAGFRWEHVSHRLSAFDKATSQPLSAQWRYDDESNWKLGASFKDTRPWVPLNVKSQDDTITIQPVNIAGSGDNGTTRGTAAMVALLNKGGVIGWGVAGYGGTVPSTILTYDDVVEMAATRAAFAVRRSNGRIAVWGNADNGGTLPDGFTQRVTDVTRIAGSYAAFAVLRANGHIEAWGNRDHGGQATADVLALSDVTQIFSGSSALAALRKTGQIVAWGDTRYGGKVPESISSEVTDIIDVRGNYESFCALRANKTVVAWGTAGNGGAVPATIAARRDIVELASVSALAYAVLTEGKQVLAWGNADWGGVLPPDIAELTDIEEVTATKGAFAARRANGHVVAWGSSSWGSVVPADIALIQDIVQVASTDAAFAALRRDGTVVTWGNAAYGGDSSAVKAQLQNVRAIYGNSEAFVAILAGGGAVTWGTAAGGGNSTSVKPYLDSGLTYEAGAAARGRARTALRVRGHEAASRR; this is translated from the coding sequence TTGGCCGACGCGTTGCCCGCACCGGTTTGTCCCGATGCCGCCGCGGGCTTGCTCGATCCCAATGAACTGAGTGATCTGGGCGTCGGTTTTGTCGTCAAAGCCTACCCCAACATGGGAGAAGGCGATCACGTCATCTTCCAGTTCGACATGGGCGGCCCGGGTGAATACACCAAGGACTTCGACGTCTCCCGCAAAAAGGTCGGCACCGACATCTCATTCACCGTGCCCAAGGCGAATGTCGTCAAGGCGCTCGACAACGATGTGACCGCCGCCTATCTCGTCGAGCCCGGCGACGGCGGCCCCGAGATTCCCTCCGCGCCGCTGCCCCTGCACATCGGCAACCCGCCGCTGCTGGCCGCGCCCAGCGTCGACGAAGCCGTCGACGGGCATCTGGACGGCAGCCTGGCGACCAGCGACGTGCTCGTGAGAATCCCGATCTACAAGGGCATGGCCGCGGGCGACAAGGTCTATATGTACTGGGGCGCCGCCGGCGAAGCGGGCTACTACGAGGATGAAATCACCCTGCGCGCCGTGCGCTCGGTCACCTTCCTGGTCGAGGCCGAGTACGTCGGGCCTTATCTGGACAAGACCGTGCATGTGCGCTACGACGTCAATCGCGGTGGCGCCATCTCGCCCTCCGCACTCTATGCCCTGCGCATCGGCAACGCGCCCGATGAGAGCAAGCTGCCGGCGCCGGTCGTCGCGGAGGCCATCGGAGATATCCTGAACCCCGACCTCGTGCCCGATGGATGCACCGGCTTGCTCGGGCCCAACGAGGGGCTCGGTAATGGCGTGAAGGGCAAGGCCGTTTGGGGAGGCGGCCCGCCCGACGGCATCGAGATTCCGTTCGATATCTCGGAGAACTTCCAGACGGAGCCCTATCCGGTTCATATCCCGTACGCGAACATCACCCCGTTTCTCAATAAGAGCGTCACGTTCCAATATTCGGTATTGCAGACCGACAACGCCACCTGGCTGCAGTCGAACGTGCTGACCCTGCAAGTCGAACAGCAGGTGGCGCAGGTCGCGCCACCTAGCGTGCCCGAGGTGGCCAATGGCGTGCTCGATCCCCGGTCGCTGTCGCCCCAGATTGGCTGCCCGGTATTCGTGCCCGCGGCCGAGCACACGCGCCAGGGCGACACGATCCGGCTGACGTGGGCGTCTCAGAAGACGCCTGGCAACTGGGACGGCGAACATGTTCTGCTCTCGACCGAGACGGACCAGTCCATCGAGTTCGACGTTCCCTATCCCAACGTCATGGCGAGCCTCGATGCGCAGGTCACGGTGTCGTACAGCCTGTGGCGAGCCGGTAAACGTTATGCGTCGAGCCTGCCGCTGACCTTGACCGTTCAACAGGGCAATCTGCCTGCGGCGACGATCGACCAGGCCAAGGGCAGCACGCTCGATCCTGCCGATTGTCCCGATGGCGCGACCGTGCGGCTCGATCGCTCGGGCGGGTTTCGGGCGGGCGATCAGATCACCTTGCAGTGGCAAGGCGTACCGGGCCCGGGCTCGGTCACGGCAAACCATACGGTCAGCGATGCGGAGCAGGGCGGCGACGTGACGCTGAACGTGTCACAAGCCACGGTGCAGGCGGATGTGGGGCAGACCGTAACGCTCGAGTACACGGTGATTCGAGCAGGCAACCCGACCGAGGAGAAATCGCCGCCCTCGCTTTACGACGTGATCGCGCAACCCGGGCAAGGCAAGTTGCTGGTCATGGGCGCACGAAATGGTTCGGCCGGCTTCCGGTGGGAGCATGTGTCGCATCGCCTGAGCGCCTTCGACAAGGCCACTTCGCAGCCATTGAGTGCGCAATGGCGCTACGACGATGAGTCCAACTGGAAACTCGGCGCATCGTTCAAGGACACGCGTCCGTGGGTTCCTCTGAACGTCAAGAGCCAGGACGATACGATCACGATCCAGCCTGTCAATATCGCTGGATCAGGTGATAACGGCACGACCCGAGGCACAGCCGCGATGGTGGCGCTCCTCAATAAAGGAGGGGTAATCGGCTGGGGAGTCGCCGGCTACGGTGGCACCGTGCCGTCGACCATTTTGACCTACGATGACGTCGTCGAAATGGCCGCCACGCGAGCCGCCTTCGCCGTGCGCCGCAGTAACGGGCGGATAGCGGTGTGGGGCAATGCAGACAATGGCGGGACGTTGCCTGACGGGTTCACCCAGAGGGTGACCGACGTGACGCGCATCGCAGGAAGCTACGCAGCGTTCGCGGTGTTGCGCGCCAACGGACATATCGAGGCGTGGGGAAATCGCGACCATGGAGGCCAGGCGACGGCCGACGTCCTCGCTCTGTCGGACGTCACACAGATCTTTTCCGGCTCTTCAGCACTCGCTGCCCTTCGAAAAACAGGGCAGATCGTGGCCTGGGGCGACACCCGCTACGGCGGGAAAGTGCCGGAGTCCATTAGCTCGGAAGTCACAGACATTATCGACGTGCGCGGCAACTACGAGTCCTTCTGTGCGTTGCGCGCGAACAAGACGGTAGTTGCCTGGGGGACCGCCGGCAATGGTGGCGCGGTTCCGGCTACCATTGCGGCCCGTCGGGACATTGTGGAATTGGCCTCGGTGTCGGCCTTGGCCTACGCCGTACTGACCGAAGGGAAGCAGGTGCTCGCCTGGGGCAATGCCGATTGGGGCGGCGTGTTGCCCCCCGATATCGCCGAATTGACCGATATCGAGGAGGTCACCGCCACCAAGGGCGCTTTCGCCGCGCGCCGTGCCAACGGGCACGTGGTCGCTTGGGGGAGTTCCTCCTGGGGGAGCGTTGTCCCGGCGGACATCGCGTTGATTCAGGACATCGTACAGGTCGCCAGTACCGACGCTGCGTTTGCCGCGCTACGCCGCGACGGCACCGTCGTGACATGGGGCAACGCCGCCTACGGTGGTGACTCGTCTGCGGTCAAGGCACAGCTTCAGAACGTGCGCGCAATCTACGGCAACAGCGAAGCCTTTGTTGCGATTCTCGCCGGGGGTGGCGCGGTCACCTGGGGGACGGCGGCTGGTGGTGGCAACAGCACCTCGGTCAAGCCGTATCTCGACAGCGGCCTCACCTATGAGGCGGGCGCGGCAGCGCGCGGTCGAGCACGCACTGCGTTACGTGTCAGGGGCCATGAGGCGGCGTCGCGTCGATGA
- a CDS encoding VirK family protein, which produces MKRKYSRTSALVMAVAIAVGSWSSGAVAMNPDSTSLAAAVMAGKDIHVTLDLSLCTVSGTSLPGPATRGSVHPDAFMVLKDGTVSFSNTHFTVRSDNRAVQEFMKYRVHPDGKVEFQVIALDATNLGVLDKKQYDCAVRNGVSFYW; this is translated from the coding sequence ATGAAACGAAAATACTCACGTACCTCCGCCCTCGTCATGGCCGTAGCCATCGCCGTCGGCAGTTGGAGCAGCGGCGCCGTTGCAATGAACCCGGATAGTACTTCTTTGGCAGCGGCCGTCATGGCAGGCAAAGATATCCACGTTACGCTTGATCTCTCGCTTTGCACTGTGTCCGGCACATCGCTCCCTGGGCCGGCGACCCGTGGCAGCGTGCACCCAGACGCCTTCATGGTCTTGAAGGACGGCACTGTCTCATTCTCAAATACCCACTTCACGGTGCGCTCAGACAATAGGGCAGTACAGGAATTCATGAAATACCGCGTTCATCCTGATGGAAAGGTGGAATTTCAAGTCATCGCGCTCGACGCAACGAATCTTGGCGTCCTGGATAAAAAGCAATACGATTGCGCAGTGCGTAATGGGGTCTCCTTTTACTGGTGA
- a CDS encoding lysozyme inhibitor LprI family protein — translation MKINAAHHVATGLVLVAICTQTTVAAESAEALYAQCKAKQSMVQQRECYPAVEKQSENELVAAEKKARADMVELERVSEGSRALHPVMAFDKAEHAYRAFRAAERNRVLASYGSGNGGDLAANQATIEMNLIRIKQLTGQ, via the coding sequence ATGAAGATCAATGCAGCGCATCATGTCGCGACGGGACTCGTCCTCGTTGCTATTTGCACTCAAACGACGGTAGCCGCTGAATCCGCCGAAGCGCTTTACGCGCAATGCAAGGCCAAACAGTCCATGGTCCAGCAGCGCGAGTGCTATCCCGCAGTGGAGAAGCAGTCGGAAAACGAACTTGTTGCGGCAGAGAAGAAAGCGCGTGCCGACATGGTTGAGTTGGAACGTGTGAGCGAAGGCAGTCGTGCATTGCATCCCGTTATGGCATTCGACAAGGCTGAGCACGCGTATCGGGCGTTTCGGGCTGCCGAGCGTAATCGCGTGCTGGCCTCCTACGGCTCCGGCAATGGCGGCGACCTTGCTGCGAATCAGGCAACCATCGAAATGAATCTGATACGGATCAAGCAGTTGACGGGGCAATGA
- a CDS encoding beta-propeller fold lactonase family protein → MKKFAYFLGYGVVYPYSVQPDGSLSSLGRPVPSTDAVDIACANASAFQRGGNYIFLANQSNNVTVSMGAISIYHVNDDGSLTPNIQHYTNGVQSEPSYIVGFYTGSNTYDIYIDNYIQADEQNPLTEQIPGFRFSPPDTVRPWNKKVNGLPDSVVGDVADLELVSTPGADPSYQAQILFALYRNTPANKTQIVALETSAFGLSYLGSGEVVGTGQGYALAANLKFAYVIFGTTPTNAPTPLQVAGFKLDGSGRQFTPLGNVAQLNGSGTACAISPNGKYLFIGVTGDMLDDQGANVVASYKIGSDGFLSKSDQKPCGSIGLKISALTVDPSGKYLYAMSEYEGNVYVYEVNDDDGSLTPKPSITVDNGNGAGLFGMVIIDV, encoded by the coding sequence ATGAAAAAATTTGCTTACTTCCTGGGATATGGAGTTGTTTATCCTTATTCCGTGCAGCCGGATGGCTCACTATCGTCATTGGGACGTCCTGTGCCAAGCACGGATGCCGTTGATATCGCGTGCGCCAATGCATCAGCATTTCAGCGCGGAGGAAATTATATATTCCTCGCGAATCAATCCAACAATGTGACCGTGAGCATGGGGGCCATAAGCATTTACCACGTCAATGATGATGGCTCTCTAACACCGAATATTCAGCATTACACTAACGGAGTGCAGTCGGAACCCAGTTATATCGTTGGATTTTACACCGGATCTAATACGTACGACATATATATCGACAATTACATCCAAGCAGACGAACAAAATCCACTTACCGAGCAGATTCCTGGATTCAGGTTTTCACCCCCAGACACCGTGAGGCCATGGAACAAGAAGGTAAATGGACTCCCGGATAGTGTGGTTGGCGACGTCGCGGATCTAGAACTCGTTTCCACGCCTGGAGCAGATCCCTCCTATCAGGCTCAGATTTTATTTGCGCTCTACCGAAACACGCCGGCCAATAAAACACAGATCGTTGCCTTGGAAACCAGCGCTTTCGGTCTTTCCTATCTTGGCAGCGGGGAGGTTGTGGGCACCGGTCAAGGATACGCTCTAGCGGCCAATTTAAAATTTGCCTACGTAATTTTTGGCACCACCCCCACTAACGCCCCCACCCCTCTTCAGGTCGCGGGCTTCAAATTGGATGGTTCCGGCCGACAGTTCACGCCACTCGGAAACGTGGCCCAATTGAACGGATCCGGTACCGCCTGCGCTATCAGTCCGAACGGGAAATATCTCTTTATTGGCGTAACCGGAGATATGCTCGACGACCAAGGCGCGAATGTTGTTGCTTCATACAAGATCGGATCGGATGGGTTTCTGTCAAAATCCGATCAAAAACCATGCGGATCAATCGGCTTGAAAATATCTGCGTTGACTGTTGATCCTTCAGGGAAATACCTTTATGCGATGTCCGAGTATGAAGGAAACGTATATGTCTATGAAGTCAATGACGATGATGGATCGCTTACACCCAAACCATCAATAACCGTCGACAATGGTAATGGCGCTGGATTATTTGGCATGGTCATCATCGACGTGTAA
- a CDS encoding NEL-type E3 ubiquitin ligase domain-containing protein, translated as MLTTSLSSFSPAAPAQLLSVPTSSSHHVEEAERLTFEYVGHGDDSGHEWRCAVLLAALAWVHHQSSRMGSDDMAPVRRDLKRHLARSCREGVDVEALVDTLASLCVATPQGHVSCDPSPVHVQLARDVLTTLETRVDAQALLNELIGSLPGERDEHDSGVDELYRSALCAWVAIGPLEWGGKEERATARDRIFNMADGKLNLHGLGLGHLPELPVGLASLDISYNDLTEVPVFSEGLATLDATGNKVTELRALPASLTTLNVSDNLLNKLPTLPAGLAVLDVSGNELVELPSLPASLTILDAHANELTELPALPASLKRLHVGNNRLTRLPAVHEGLIWLCVQRNQLPRLPTSVLSMSHDGQVFIEGNPFLSAHLQRLDATMSAPRYSGPQIHFSMAPADMGIAAVRPLVEAIRDWCGNDGQVQADQWHAHSEEAHAAEFSRFLDRLRESVNYNPDFKVAIASWLSKLARDGELRQLVFQVVQGASESCEDRVALAYNNLTKLSHAHAVARGEYDARLEEIIDRGHGAFRLDALEKIARRKAQVLPLVDEIEVYLAYQVQLRDRLKLPTDIANMRFFHVAGVTPQDLRGAEQEVRAREPLEFPQYFLVEWAPWRQVLARLDSEGTERARQKLHDMLPVYDQEVAAQLASLDLRDDPDGRAQVGVGVMKAQQLDVYKALTREFLRKRNEEALMDRIMGTVNR; from the coding sequence ATGCTGACGACTTCCCTCAGTTCATTTTCGCCGGCTGCACCGGCTCAGTTGCTGAGCGTGCCGACCTCCTCGTCCCATCACGTCGAGGAAGCCGAAAGACTGACGTTTGAGTATGTGGGGCATGGGGACGATTCGGGGCACGAGTGGCGTTGCGCCGTGCTGTTGGCTGCGCTTGCCTGGGTTCATCACCAGTCCAGCCGGATGGGGAGCGACGACATGGCGCCGGTGCGCCGGGATCTGAAGCGGCATCTGGCCCGTTCATGCCGAGAAGGTGTAGACGTCGAGGCATTGGTGGATACCCTCGCAAGCCTTTGCGTTGCTACCCCGCAGGGTCATGTGTCCTGCGATCCCTCGCCAGTTCATGTGCAGCTCGCCCGTGACGTGCTCACCACGTTGGAGACTCGTGTGGACGCGCAAGCGCTTCTGAACGAACTGATCGGAAGCTTGCCTGGGGAGCGCGACGAGCATGACAGCGGCGTTGATGAGCTCTATCGGTCTGCGTTATGCGCATGGGTAGCCATCGGGCCGTTGGAATGGGGCGGAAAGGAAGAGCGCGCGACCGCCAGGGACAGGATTTTCAATATGGCCGATGGCAAACTGAATTTGCATGGATTAGGGTTGGGTCATCTGCCCGAATTGCCCGTGGGCCTCGCGTCGCTTGACATAAGCTACAACGATCTGACCGAGGTGCCGGTCTTTTCCGAAGGGCTTGCGACGCTTGACGCAACCGGCAACAAGGTGACTGAGCTGCGCGCCTTGCCGGCGAGCCTCACGACGCTTAACGTAAGCGACAACCTGTTGAACAAGCTGCCGACCTTGCCTGCCGGTCTCGCCGTGCTTGATGTAAGCGGCAACGAATTGGTCGAGCTCCCGTCCTTGCCTGCGAGCCTCACGATATTGGATGCCCATGCCAACGAGTTGACCGAACTGCCGGCTTTGCCGGCGAGCCTCAAGAGGCTTCACGTGGGCAACAACCGATTGACCCGGCTGCCAGCCGTGCATGAAGGACTCATATGGCTGTGCGTGCAACGCAACCAACTGCCCCGGTTGCCGACAAGCGTCTTGAGTATGTCGCATGATGGTCAGGTATTTATTGAGGGCAACCCATTCTTGTCTGCCCACCTGCAACGACTGGATGCGACCATGTCTGCGCCAAGATACAGTGGGCCTCAGATCCACTTCTCCATGGCGCCTGCCGACATGGGCATCGCAGCGGTGCGCCCTCTTGTCGAAGCAATTCGGGACTGGTGCGGCAACGATGGGCAAGTGCAGGCGGACCAATGGCATGCGCACAGCGAGGAAGCGCACGCTGCGGAATTCTCCAGGTTTCTGGATCGCTTGAGAGAATCCGTCAATTACAACCCAGACTTCAAGGTGGCAATCGCCAGTTGGCTATCCAAGCTTGCAAGGGATGGAGAGCTTCGCCAACTGGTCTTCCAGGTCGTCCAAGGGGCCAGCGAATCCTGCGAGGATCGGGTCGCACTCGCTTATAACAATCTGACGAAACTCAGTCATGCGCACGCCGTAGCCCGTGGCGAATACGATGCTAGGCTCGAGGAGATCATCGACCGCGGGCACGGCGCATTTCGCTTGGACGCCCTGGAGAAGATCGCCCGCAGGAAGGCCCAGGTGTTACCGCTGGTTGACGAAATCGAAGTCTATCTGGCCTATCAGGTGCAGTTGCGCGATCGGCTGAAATTACCCACGGACATCGCAAACATGCGCTTCTTCCATGTCGCCGGGGTGACACCTCAGGATCTGAGGGGCGCCGAGCAGGAGGTTCGCGCTCGAGAACCGTTGGAGTTCCCTCAATATTTCCTGGTCGAATGGGCGCCTTGGCGGCAGGTGCTGGCGCGCTTGGACTCTGAGGGAACAGAGCGAGCGCGTCAAAAATTGCACGACATGCTCCCCGTCTACGATCAAGAAGTGGCGGCGCAGTTGGCCAGTCTTGATCTACGGGACGATCCCGATGGGCGGGCACAGGTCGGGGTTGGCGTCATGAAGGCACAGCAGCTGGATGTCTATAAAGCGCTTACCCGGGAGTTCTTGCGCAAGCGGAATGAGGAAGCTCTCATGGACCGGATCATGGGCACTGTCAACCGGTGA
- a CDS encoding sugar MFS transporter has protein sequence MLAMLFFAMGLITSLNDILVPHFKVAFDLTYRDAALIQSSFFAAYFIVSYPAGQYTARVGYRRALASSLLLAGLGCALFFPAAALVSYPCFLAALFVLASGVTLLQVAVNAYVETLGPRGEAASRLTLVQAFNSLGTTVGPPLAALWILAPQTEATGHVVDSVRGPYGLLAAVLALGGLVLWHLAPREPRASDASPPGVLGNVRGLMAHRPLRYGIVALFLYVGAEVSIGSFLIVYLTQTSTGIVDHAHASRYLALYWGGAMAGRFVGAWLLRKMSPGRLLSLCALFNLLLILASLTLPASFAMWLLLACGLGNAIMFPTIFSLSVGGLGARVDEGGGLICMAIVGGAVLPYMQGAMADAVGIVLSFLIPALAYCYITGFGAWCARTMPRTHRAGADTRQGGRAKER, from the coding sequence ATGCTGGCTATGCTTTTCTTCGCAATGGGGCTCATTACGTCGCTGAACGATATTCTGGTGCCTCACTTCAAGGTCGCCTTCGATTTGACGTATCGCGATGCCGCGCTCATTCAGTCGAGCTTTTTCGCGGCTTATTTCATCGTGTCGTACCCTGCGGGGCAATACACCGCGCGCGTTGGCTATCGACGTGCACTGGCCAGTTCGCTCTTGCTGGCCGGCCTCGGCTGCGCGCTATTCTTCCCCGCAGCGGCACTCGTTTCCTATCCTTGCTTTCTCGCGGCGCTATTCGTCCTGGCAAGCGGCGTCACGTTGCTCCAGGTTGCGGTGAACGCCTATGTGGAAACGCTGGGCCCGCGTGGAGAAGCTGCCAGCCGTCTCACGCTGGTGCAGGCGTTCAATTCGCTGGGCACGACGGTTGGGCCACCGCTGGCGGCACTCTGGATCCTCGCGCCGCAGACTGAAGCGACAGGCCACGTGGTGGACAGCGTGCGAGGCCCGTACGGACTGCTCGCGGCGGTGCTTGCCCTTGGGGGGCTGGTGCTGTGGCATCTGGCGCCGCGGGAGCCGAGGGCAAGCGACGCGTCGCCGCCAGGCGTGCTCGGAAACGTGCGAGGCCTGATGGCGCACCGCCCTTTGCGTTACGGCATCGTGGCGCTATTTCTTTATGTCGGCGCCGAAGTGAGTATCGGGAGTTTCTTGATCGTCTATCTGACACAAACGTCGACGGGCATTGTTGATCACGCGCATGCGAGCCGGTATCTGGCGCTTTATTGGGGTGGGGCGATGGCGGGACGGTTCGTTGGCGCCTGGTTATTGCGCAAGATGTCGCCTGGCCGGCTGCTGAGTTTGTGTGCGCTTTTCAACCTGCTGCTGATTCTCGCGTCGCTGACACTGCCAGCTTCATTTGCGATGTGGTTGCTACTGGCATGCGGTCTGGGCAACGCCATTATGTTCCCGACGATTTTCTCGCTGTCCGTCGGTGGGCTCGGGGCCCGCGTTGACGAAGGCGGCGGGCTCATCTGCATGGCTATCGTAGGGGGGGCGGTTTTGCCGTATATGCAGGGGGCAATGGCCGACGCCGTGGGGATCGTACTGTCGTTCCTCATCCCGGCATTGGCGTACTGCTATATCACAGGGTTCGGGGCATGGTGCGCGCGCACCATGCCCCGAACCCACCGCGCCGGCGCCGACACACGCCAAGGAGGCAGAGCAAAAGAGCGCTAG
- a CDS encoding copper chaperone PCu(A)C, producing MKKGILIAVAAVAVVFVPRTRAESANSMKVSDCWVQVAPGAAVAAGYFSLTNIGNTTVSLVGATSPAFGMAMLHRSRYEGGIAKMMNVGRVPVPAHATLTFSPGGYHVMLEEPRGTPGKRANILLALTFSNGEQLTTQCVVKHP from the coding sequence ATGAAGAAAGGCATCCTCATCGCTGTCGCAGCCGTTGCTGTTGTTTTCGTGCCGCGGACACGCGCAGAGTCCGCAAACTCCATGAAGGTGTCGGACTGCTGGGTGCAGGTCGCTCCCGGCGCGGCGGTTGCCGCAGGCTATTTTTCGTTGACGAATATTGGCAACACCACTGTCAGCCTGGTCGGTGCGACATCGCCCGCCTTTGGAATGGCGATGTTGCACAGAAGCCGCTATGAAGGCGGCATTGCAAAAATGATGAATGTCGGCCGCGTTCCCGTCCCGGCTCACGCAACACTCACATTCTCCCCCGGCGGCTATCACGTTATGCTCGAGGAGCCTCGCGGCACCCCCGGCAAGCGCGCCAACATTCTGCTCGCTCTGACGTTCTCCAATGGCGAGCAGTTGACCACTCAATGCGTGGTCAAGCACCCATGA